A genomic region of Tissierella sp. contains the following coding sequences:
- the nikB gene encoding nickel ABC transporter permease, producing the protein MHKYIIKRLLLLIPVILGATFLVFTIMHFTPGDAAQTMLGERAPEAEVEALREEMGLNDSLPVQYIRYITKAVQGDFGRSYASKRPVFNEVFTRFPATLKLAAAAMVLAVVLGVPIGIISATKQYTLTDSITMILALMGVSMPVFWLGLMLILVFSVNLGILPSSGSETLRHLILPAFSLGIGSTAIITRMTRSSMLEVIRQDYIRTARSKGVLEKKVINKHALKNALIPVVTVVGLQFGSLLGGAVLTETVFSWPGVGKLMVDSIKKQDTPMVLASVIFIAVTFSVVNLLVDILYAYIDPRIKSQYR; encoded by the coding sequence GTGCATAAATATATCATAAAAAGATTGTTATTATTGATACCAGTAATACTAGGGGCTACATTTTTAGTTTTTACAATTATGCATTTTACGCCAGGAGACGCTGCTCAGACTATGCTTGGTGAAAGAGCGCCAGAGGCAGAAGTTGAAGCCCTAAGAGAAGAAATGGGATTAAATGATTCATTGCCAGTGCAATATATAAGATATATAACTAAGGCTGTACAAGGAGACTTTGGAAGGTCATATGCATCAAAAAGACCTGTGTTTAATGAGGTATTTACTAGATTCCCAGCAACATTAAAACTTGCAGCGGCAGCTATGGTTTTGGCTGTGGTTTTAGGCGTGCCAATAGGAATTATATCTGCTACTAAACAATATACATTGACAGATAGTATTACAATGATCTTGGCCTTAATGGGAGTTTCCATGCCAGTATTCTGGTTAGGTCTTATGTTGATCTTAGTATTCTCTGTTAATTTAGGTATTTTGCCTTCTAGTGGATCAGAAACACTAAGGCATTTAATCTTACCTGCATTTAGTCTTGGCATAGGATCTACAGCTATAATTACGAGAATGACAAGATCATCTATGCTAGAAGTAATAAGACAAGACTATATTAGAACTGCAAGATCAAAGGGAGTATTAGAAAAGAAAGTAATCAACAAACATGCACTTAAAAATGCATTGATACCTGTAGTAACTGTTGTTGGCTTACAATTTGGAAGCTTATTAGGTGGTGCTGTTCTTACTGAAACAGTATTCTCATGGCCAGGAGTAGGAAAACTAATGGTTGATTCCATAAAAAAACAAGATACACCTATGGTTTTAGCATCTGTAATTTTTATAGCTGTTACATTTAGTGTTGTTAATCTACTTGTTGACATCCTATATGCATATATTGATCCAAGAATTAAATCACAATATAGATAA
- a CDS encoding ABC transporter permease — protein MSDNVKTKDKKKKRGQWYEAWRMLKKNKMAMIGLGILVTLILLAVFADVIADYDDVVIKMNTPIRLQGPSKDHILGTDELGRDIFARMVHGARVSLKVGIIAVGIAIVVGGTLGAIAGFYGGKLDNIIMRIMDIFLSIPSILLAISIVSALGPSMLNLMIAVGVSSVPSYARIVRASVLSIKDQEFIEAARAIGAKDSRIIIKHILPNSLAPVIVQGTLGVAGAILSTAGLSFIGLGIEKPAPEWGAMLSGGRQFLRDAPHVVAFPGIAIMITILSLNLLGDGLRDALDPRLKQ, from the coding sequence ATGTCTGATAATGTAAAGACTAAAGATAAAAAGAAAAAACGTGGACAATGGTATGAAGCATGGAGAATGCTGAAAAAAAATAAAATGGCAATGATAGGTTTAGGAATCTTAGTTACTTTAATACTGCTTGCTGTATTTGCAGATGTTATAGCAGATTATGACGATGTAGTAATAAAGATGAATACACCTATAAGACTTCAAGGACCAAGCAAAGATCATATACTTGGTACTGATGAATTAGGTAGAGATATATTTGCTAGAATGGTTCATGGTGCTAGAGTATCATTAAAAGTAGGTATAATTGCTGTAGGTATTGCAATAGTTGTTGGAGGAACATTAGGAGCTATTGCAGGATTTTACGGTGGAAAACTTGATAATATCATAATGAGAATCATGGACATATTTTTATCTATTCCTAGTATTTTATTAGCTATTAGTATAGTTTCGGCTCTCGGCCCTTCTATGCTAAATCTAATGATTGCAGTAGGAGTTTCTTCTGTTCCAAGTTATGCTAGAATAGTTAGAGCGTCAGTTCTGTCTATTAAAGATCAGGAATTTATAGAGGCTGCTAGAGCAATCGGAGCAAAGGATAGTAGAATAATAATTAAACATATATTACCAAACTCCTTGGCACCTGTAATAGTACAAGGTACCTTAGGTGTTGCAGGAGCCATACTTTCAACGGCTGGTCTTAGTTTCATAGGATTAGGTATTGAAAAACCAGCACCTGAATGGGGAGCAATGCTTTCAGGTGGTAGACAATTTTTAAGAGACGCTCCACATGTAGTAGCATTCCCTGGTATAGCTATAATGATTACAATTTTATCACTAAACTTACTTGGTGATGGGCTAAGAGATGCTCTTGATCCTAGATTAAAACAATAG
- a CDS encoding ABC transporter ATP-binding protein, with amino-acid sequence MNNEFLNIKNLHIHYITDEGTVNAVNGVNIELNRGETLGIVGETGAGKTTTALGILRLISNPPGKIVEGEIFLEGKDVLLESEEEMRKIRGKKVSMIFQDPMTSLNPVMTVGEQIAEVIEIHENVSAKEAEKKAKEMLELVGIPEARSNEFPHQFSGGMKQRVVIAIALACNPGLLIADEPTTALDVTIQAQVLELMKNLKIEFNTAMLLITHDLGVVAEVCDKVAIMYAGEIVEYSDVEGLFEDTKHPYTAGLFGSIPNLFDDVDRLKPIKGLMPDPTELPTGCKFHPRCPHAQPICATKHPEDVEVSPGHKVKCLIYTGEVQPKEMK; translated from the coding sequence ATGAACAATGAATTCTTAAATATAAAAAATTTACACATACATTATATAACTGATGAAGGTACAGTTAATGCAGTAAATGGTGTTAATATAGAGTTAAATAGAGGAGAAACTTTAGGAATTGTTGGTGAAACTGGAGCAGGGAAAACAACAACTGCATTAGGAATCTTAAGACTTATTTCAAATCCTCCTGGAAAGATAGTAGAAGGTGAAATATTCTTAGAAGGAAAAGATGTTTTATTAGAGTCAGAGGAAGAAATGAGAAAGATAAGAGGTAAAAAGGTATCAATGATATTCCAGGATCCTATGACATCTTTAAATCCGGTAATGACTGTAGGAGAACAAATTGCAGAAGTTATCGAGATTCATGAAAATGTTTCTGCTAAAGAAGCAGAAAAGAAAGCAAAAGAAATGCTAGAATTAGTTGGTATACCTGAAGCTAGGTCCAATGAATTTCCACATCAGTTTTCAGGTGGAATGAAGCAAAGAGTTGTTATAGCAATTGCTCTAGCTTGTAATCCAGGACTTTTAATAGCAGATGAACCTACAACAGCCCTTGATGTAACTATTCAGGCTCAAGTTCTTGAACTAATGAAAAACTTAAAAATAGAATTTAATACAGCTATGCTTTTGATAACTCATGACTTAGGGGTAGTAGCTGAAGTTTGTGATAAGGTAGCAATAATGTATGCTGGAGAAATAGTAGAGTATTCAGATGTTGAAGGACTATTTGAAGATACAAAGCATCCATATACTGCTGGATTGTTTGGTTCTATTCCAAATCTTTTTGATGATGTGGATAGATTAAAACCAATTAAAGGATTAATGCCAGACCCTACAGAGTTACCTACTGGATGCAAATTTCATCCAAGATGTCCACATGCTCAACCTATTTGTGCCACAAAACATCCTGAGGATGTAGAAGTATCACCAGGACATAAAGTTAAATGTCTAATATATACTGGTGAAGTTCAACCAAAGGAGATGAAATAA